One Pirellulales bacterium DNA window includes the following coding sequences:
- a CDS encoding HAMP domain-containing histidine kinase has translation MQRLPGIQIGERVYYLPCAARAATALAQAMIEPGPDATAILAEALANDESLALWSECHARQHANTTADLPAWIAERAVELLSSEPLAMTNDGELASRLAALETREPADREGISLAALARRLRRQLAIEAEFVAALEREKLESLAEFAAGAGHEINNPLAVISGRAQLLLAGEKHPDRRRDLATIHAQARRVHEMILDLMLFARPPLPELATVDLRRVVELAAIETGRQPAPGTAELNVDLPQAPVLARADEGQLVVALRTLVDNALEFAPNSTIDISLCVRQSVGGAPEALFAVRDHGEGISPETRRHLFDPFYSGRSAGRGLGMGLAKCWRIVVGLHGGTLAVTSEPGQGATFTIGLPALAAAADSTPPAPHFATRPSAPSRHSAD, from the coding sequence ATGCAGCGATTGCCCGGCATTCAGATCGGCGAGCGAGTCTACTATTTGCCGTGCGCTGCGCGCGCGGCGACCGCATTGGCCCAAGCGATGATCGAGCCGGGGCCAGACGCCACCGCCATTCTGGCCGAGGCGCTGGCGAACGACGAATCGCTGGCGCTGTGGTCAGAGTGTCACGCGCGACAACACGCGAACACCACGGCCGATTTGCCGGCTTGGATTGCCGAGCGGGCCGTGGAATTGCTCTCGTCGGAACCCTTGGCAATGACCAACGACGGCGAACTGGCCAGCCGGCTAGCTGCTTTGGAAACGCGCGAGCCGGCGGATCGCGAAGGCATTTCGCTGGCGGCGCTGGCGCGGCGATTGCGGCGGCAATTGGCGATCGAGGCTGAATTCGTGGCCGCGCTCGAACGTGAAAAGCTCGAATCGCTGGCCGAATTCGCTGCTGGCGCCGGACATGAGATCAACAACCCCTTGGCGGTGATCTCCGGCCGCGCACAACTCTTGCTCGCGGGGGAGAAGCACCCCGACCGACGCCGCGATCTGGCCACGATCCATGCGCAAGCGCGGCGCGTGCATGAGATGATCCTGGACCTGATGCTGTTCGCGCGGCCGCCGCTGCCCGAGCTTGCAACGGTCGACCTTCGGCGCGTGGTGGAACTAGCCGCTATCGAAACGGGGCGACAGCCGGCGCCGGGCACGGCTGAGTTGAACGTCGATCTGCCACAGGCGCCGGTGCTGGCGCGGGCCGACGAGGGGCAATTGGTGGTTGCGCTACGGACGCTGGTCGACAACGCCCTGGAGTTTGCGCCGAATAGCACAATCGACATCTCTTTATGCGTGAGGCAAAGCGTTGGTGGCGCGCCGGAGGCGCTCTTTGCGGTGCGCGATCATGGCGAAGGCATATCGCCCGAGACGCGCCGGCACTTGTTCGATCCGTTTTATTCGGGGCGGTCGGCGGGGCGCGGCCTGGGCATGGGACTGGCCAAGTGCTGGCGCATTGTCGTCGGCTTGCATGGCGGGACACTGGCAGTAACGAGCGAGCCAGGACAGGGGGCGACCTTCACGATCGGGTTGCCAGCGCTTGCCGCGGCGGCCGACTCGACGCCGCCGGCGCCGCATTTTGCTACGCGGCCAAGCGCCCCGTCGCGGCACAGCGCAGATTGA
- a CDS encoding DEAD/DEAH box helicase: protein MTPATTDLLTIGGGWAPALAAPLLLPTGDWRPVEPTAITPQFAPPAIAVATQLPASAGPPPVSSLLRLLAPPNLPAITSVRFAAPCEPPPASATPPPAARPPRPAGAAYVRLRAPADAIKLEDRLYYVLQPPLEVWMAGHQLAVPSHPFPYQLEGVAFLYPRVAALLADEMGLGKTMQAITAMRLLLRAGEVRSVLVVCPKPLVTNWQRELAQWAPEIPISVIGGDQERRAWQWREVDAPIKIANYELLVRDRDLVRTLRPAFDLVALDEAQRIKNRASATAETARSIPRRRSWALTGTPIENSAEDLVGIFEFLSPGYLSSDMKASRLGKLASDYLLRRQKEQVLKDLPPKLLRDAALELGPHQRETYRLAEEEGVLRLTAMGEGATIQHVFELILRLKQICNFDPATGESVKFDRLYADLEEVVASGQKAIVFSQWVSTLQTLSQRLASFRPLEFHGQLPSAQRDGVLETFRNDKHRPILLISYGAGGVGLNLQFASYVFVFDRWWNPAIEDQAINRAHRIGAQSPVTVTRFLAASTIEERINEVLEQKREIFDLVLAGAESGVKEDLGLSRDEIFGLFNLRCAATGRLAA, encoded by the coding sequence ATGACGCCTGCCACAACGGACCTGCTTACGATCGGCGGTGGCTGGGCGCCGGCGCTCGCTGCGCCGCTGTTGCTGCCGACTGGCGACTGGCGACCAGTCGAGCCGACCGCCATCACCCCCCAATTCGCGCCGCCCGCAATCGCCGTGGCGACGCAATTGCCGGCGTCCGCTGGGCCGCCGCCAGTGAGCAGCCTGCTGCGTTTGTTGGCGCCGCCAAACCTGCCGGCGATTACCAGCGTGCGATTCGCCGCCCCTTGCGAGCCGCCCCCCGCCAGCGCCACGCCGCCCCCCGCTGCGCGACCGCCGCGCCCGGCAGGCGCCGCCTATGTGCGGCTGCGAGCGCCGGCCGACGCGATCAAGCTCGAGGACCGCCTCTACTACGTGCTGCAGCCGCCGCTGGAAGTTTGGATGGCGGGGCATCAACTGGCGGTCCCCTCGCACCCCTTCCCCTACCAACTCGAAGGGGTGGCGTTTCTCTACCCGCGAGTGGCGGCCCTGCTGGCCGACGAAATGGGGCTGGGCAAGACCATGCAGGCCATCACCGCCATGCGCCTGTTGCTCCGCGCGGGCGAGGTGCGCAGCGTGCTGGTCGTCTGTCCCAAGCCGCTGGTCACCAACTGGCAGCGCGAACTGGCGCAATGGGCGCCCGAAATACCGATCAGCGTGATTGGCGGCGATCAGGAGCGCCGCGCCTGGCAATGGCGCGAGGTCGACGCGCCGATCAAGATCGCCAACTACGAGCTACTGGTGCGCGATCGCGATCTGGTGCGCACGCTGCGCCCCGCCTTCGACCTGGTGGCGCTCGACGAAGCGCAGCGAATCAAAAACCGCGCCAGCGCCACGGCGGAGACGGCGCGATCGATCCCGCGGCGCCGCAGTTGGGCGCTCACCGGCACCCCTATCGAGAACAGCGCGGAAGACCTGGTCGGGATTTTTGAGTTTCTTTCGCCCGGTTATTTGTCGAGCGACATGAAGGCCTCGCGGCTCGGCAAGCTGGCCAGCGACTATTTGCTGCGGCGGCAAAAGGAGCAGGTGCTAAAAGACCTGCCCCCCAAGCTGCTGCGCGACGCCGCGCTGGAACTAGGCCCCCACCAACGCGAGACATATCGTCTGGCCGAAGAAGAAGGGGTGCTGCGACTGACCGCCATGGGTGAAGGCGCCACCATTCAACACGTCTTCGAGTTGATCCTGCGGCTCAAGCAAATCTGCAACTTCGATCCCGCCACCGGCGAGAGCGTTAAGTTCGATCGGCTCTACGCCGACCTCGAAGAGGTGGTCGCCAGCGGGCAAAAGGCGATTGTCTTCAGCCAATGGGTCTCCACGCTGCAGACCTTGTCGCAGCGGCTAGCCAGCTTTCGCCCCTTGGAGTTTCATGGACAACTGCCCTCAGCGCAGCGCGATGGCGTGCTAGAGACGTTTCGCAACGACAAGCATCGCCCGATATTGCTCATCAGCTACGGGGCCGGCGGGGTGGGCCTCAATCTACAGTTCGCCAGCTATGTGTTTGTGTTCGACCGCTGGTGGAACCCCGCGATCGAAGATCAGGCGATCAACCGCGCGCATCGCATCGGCGCGCAGTCGCCCGTGACCGTCACGCGGTTTCTTGCCGCCAGCACGATTGAAGAACGCATCAACGAAGTGCTGGAGCAGAAGCGCGAAATCTTCGACCTCGTGCTGGCCGGCGCCGAGTCGGGCGTGAAAGAAGACTTGGGGCTCAGCCGCGACGAAATCTTCGGCCTGTTCAATCTGCGCTGTGCCGCGACGGGGCGCTTGGCCGCGTAG
- a CDS encoding magnesium chelatase, with protein sequence MSIAAKPATLSELRDSGWVSKSVKQEIYDNFLAALARGDELFPGIIGYENTVIPEINIALLSQHDLLFLGEKGQAKSRLMRSLTRFLDEEIPYVDIPEAPFHEDPYRPLTGVVRRFLAETPDEQVPIGWWPRDQRYAERLSPGTKFADLIGEIDPAKLAGGVSMAAEDSLHFGLIPRMHRGIFAMNELPELDELVQVGLFNILEERDVQIRGYPVKFDIDVLILFSANPSTFNRSGKVIPQLKDRIGSVIHTHYPVDRDQGIQIMEQEAAIDLGGDFPVHVPYFMREVIEEISRVARKSKFVDHQSGVSARFSIANYRTMVASARQRGVRLGERPAVPRISDLGHLYASSLGKLELDLMSSHQLSERQVLDAIIADAVKNVFEEYVDKHGLDEIGEIFGQGVKIEVGDLLPSSQYAQRLQRVPPAWEKAFEVNASSEPAMRASCVEFVLAGLYASERVSRSQQHGRITYEIR encoded by the coding sequence ATGAGCATCGCCGCCAAACCGGCCACGCTGAGCGAACTACGCGACAGCGGCTGGGTCTCGAAGTCGGTCAAGCAGGAGATCTACGACAACTTTCTGGCGGCGCTGGCCCGCGGCGACGAGCTGTTCCCAGGCATCATCGGTTACGAAAACACCGTGATCCCTGAGATCAACATCGCGCTGTTGTCGCAGCACGACCTGTTGTTTCTCGGCGAGAAGGGACAGGCCAAGAGCCGTTTGATGCGCTCGCTGACGCGCTTTCTCGACGAAGAGATTCCATACGTCGATATTCCCGAGGCGCCGTTTCACGAAGACCCCTATCGTCCGCTCACCGGCGTGGTGCGGCGCTTTCTCGCCGAGACGCCCGACGAGCAAGTGCCGATCGGTTGGTGGCCGCGCGATCAGCGCTACGCCGAGCGGCTGTCTCCCGGCACCAAGTTCGCAGATCTGATCGGCGAGATCGACCCGGCCAAACTCGCGGGCGGGGTGAGCATGGCCGCCGAAGATTCGTTGCACTTTGGTCTGATTCCGCGGATGCACCGCGGCATCTTCGCCATGAACGAACTGCCCGAACTCGACGAATTGGTGCAGGTCGGCCTCTTCAATATTCTGGAAGAGCGCGACGTGCAGATTCGCGGCTATCCGGTCAAGTTCGATATCGACGTCTTGATCTTGTTCAGCGCGAATCCCTCGACGTTCAACCGCTCGGGCAAGGTGATCCCGCAACTTAAGGACCGCATTGGCTCCGTGATCCACACGCACTACCCGGTCGACCGCGATCAAGGCATCCAGATCATGGAGCAAGAGGCGGCGATCGATCTGGGGGGCGATTTTCCGGTGCATGTGCCGTATTTCATGCGCGAGGTGATCGAGGAAATCAGCCGCGTCGCGCGCAAGTCGAAGTTCGTCGATCATCAGTCGGGCGTGAGCGCGCGGTTTTCGATCGCCAACTATCGCACCATGGTGGCCAGCGCTCGGCAGCGCGGCGTACGCTTGGGGGAACGCCCCGCCGTGCCGCGCATCAGCGATCTGGGGCACCTCTACGCATCGAGCCTGGGCAAGCTGGAGCTCGACCTGATGAGCAGCCATCAACTCAGCGAGCGCCAAGTGCTGGACGCGATCATCGCCGACGCGGTGAAGAACGTCTTCGAGGAGTACGTCGACAAGCACGGGCTCGACGAGATCGGCGAGATCTTCGGCCAAGGAGTCAAGATCGAGGTGGGCGACCTGTTGCCTAGCTCGCAATACGCCCAGCGGCTGCAGCGCGTGCCGCCGGCCTGGGAAAAGGCTTTCGAAGTCAACGCCTCGAGCGAACCCGCCATGCGGGCGTCGTGCGTCGAGTTTGTGCTGGCCGGTCTCTATGCCAGCGAGCGCGTCAGCCGCTCGCAGCAGCACGGCCGCATCACCTACGAGATTCGCTAG
- the trpD gene encoding anthranilate phosphoribosyltransferase, with the protein MHETIGRIANGQDLTQEEMATAIDEVMRGQCRPQEIALLLTGLAMKGETVEEIAGAATAMRRHMTPIRSQRANLLDTCGTGGDGSGTFNISTATAIVAAAAGVAVAKHGNRRATSRSGSADVLIALGVNVEIEVSRVEQCLDELGLCFCFAPLLHQSMRHVAEVRRQLEMPTIFNLLGPLTNPAGAPYQLLGVGHDDRRPQLAQALALLGTRRALVVCGADGLDEVTLADNTRVTEVSEATTREFDWTPQVFGLERSSLAPLSVSGPAESAEMIRTVLAGEAGPARDIVVINAAAALIAVERVSDPRQAAEQAAAAIDSGAARDVLRRLIELTNA; encoded by the coding sequence ATTCACGAAACGATTGGCCGCATCGCCAATGGCCAAGACCTGACGCAAGAAGAAATGGCCACCGCCATCGACGAGGTGATGCGCGGCCAGTGCCGCCCGCAGGAAATCGCCTTGTTGCTCACTGGCCTCGCCATGAAGGGGGAGACGGTCGAAGAGATTGCCGGCGCCGCCACGGCCATGCGCCGCCACATGACTCCCATTCGCAGCCAACGCGCCAATCTGCTCGACACCTGCGGCACCGGGGGCGATGGCTCGGGCACGTTCAACATCAGCACCGCGACCGCCATTGTCGCGGCCGCCGCCGGGGTGGCGGTCGCCAAGCATGGCAATCGCCGCGCGACCAGTCGCAGTGGCTCGGCCGATGTGCTGATCGCGCTGGGCGTGAACGTCGAGATTGAGGTGTCAAGAGTCGAACAATGCCTGGACGAGTTGGGCCTCTGTTTTTGCTTTGCGCCGCTCTTGCACCAATCGATGCGGCATGTGGCCGAGGTGCGACGGCAATTGGAGATGCCGACCATCTTCAACCTGCTCGGCCCGCTTACCAATCCGGCCGGCGCGCCGTATCAATTGCTGGGCGTGGGGCACGACGATCGCCGACCGCAACTGGCCCAGGCGCTGGCGTTATTGGGCACGCGGCGAGCGCTGGTGGTGTGCGGCGCCGACGGTCTGGACGAAGTGACCCTCGCCGACAACACGCGCGTGACTGAAGTAAGCGAAGCGACCACGCGCGAATTCGATTGGACGCCCCAGGTATTCGGACTGGAGCGATCGAGCCTGGCGCCCCTCTCTGTGTCGGGTCCTGCCGAGAGCGCGGAGATGATCCGCACCGTGCTCGCAGGTGAGGCTGGTCCGGCGCGCGACATCGTGGTCATCAACGCGGCGGCGGCGCTGATCGCGGTCGAGCGCGTCAGCGATCCGCGACAGGCGGCCGAGCAAGCCGCGGCAGCGATCGATTCCGGCGCCGCGCGCGATGTGTTGCGCCGTCTGATCGAACTGACCAACGCTTGA
- the hemE gene encoding uroporphyrinogen decarboxylase, with translation MSALPPVRSDGRGLSIGALRPFVTETPNFQGLRVAAFESRRAEDMARLVERFGGVPSISPSMRESPLADARGAVDFANRLFTGQVDLVILLTGVGTRALVTAVERHVDRQRFLDALSDVTTIVRGPKPLVVLRELGIQPTLQAPEPNTWREVLKIIDERASIANHTVAVQEYGQPNPSLIAGLEARGATVLRVKVYDYDLPEDTAPLVENIRAIIARRIDVALFTSGQQVVNLLHMAAEQGITRELREALEHVVIASIGPTTSETLRENGLVVDLEPSHPKMGHLVMESAERAAQLLSWKREIAAIFAAEPAAAPAGDQPWYNSPFMKACRREPTEHTPIWLMRQAGRYLPEYREIRAKTTFLELCKNPALSAEVMIRTVERLGVDAAIIFSDLLPILEPMGFDLEFAQGEGPQIHNPVREPQDVERVVELESVERLGFVMETVRQTRAGLRTEIPVIGFAGAPFTLASYAVEGGGSRNYLHTKTLMYRDEGAWRELMQRLARSVARYLNAQIAAGAQAVQIFDSWVGCLSVDDYRRYVLPYTRQLIGHLKRGVPVINFATGNPALLPLLSEAGGDVIGIDWRVRLDDAWQAVGYDRAVQGNLDPTVLFAEPAEIERRAQEIIDQAAGRPGHIFNLGHGVLPQTAPDNVRRLIDYVRSARPRAGQ, from the coding sequence ATGAGTGCTTTGCCCCCCGTGCGCAGCGACGGCAGGGGCCTCTCAATCGGCGCACTGAGGCCATTTGTGACGGAAACTCCGAATTTTCAAGGTTTGCGCGTGGCGGCTTTCGAGAGCCGCCGCGCGGAGGACATGGCTCGCCTGGTTGAACGCTTTGGCGGCGTGCCAAGCATCAGTCCCTCGATGCGCGAGTCGCCGCTGGCCGATGCGCGGGGCGCGGTCGACTTTGCCAATCGGTTGTTCACGGGACAGGTTGATCTGGTGATCCTGCTGACCGGCGTGGGGACGCGGGCGCTGGTGACCGCCGTGGAACGCCATGTCGATCGGCAGCGGTTTCTCGACGCGCTCAGCGACGTGACGACGATTGTGCGCGGTCCCAAACCGTTGGTCGTGTTGCGCGAGCTAGGCATACAGCCCACGCTGCAAGCGCCCGAGCCCAACACCTGGCGCGAGGTGCTCAAGATCATCGACGAGCGCGCCTCGATCGCCAACCATACCGTGGCCGTGCAGGAGTATGGTCAGCCCAATCCCAGTCTGATCGCCGGACTCGAAGCGCGCGGCGCCACGGTGCTGCGCGTCAAGGTGTATGACTACGACCTGCCCGAAGACACCGCGCCGCTGGTGGAAAACATTCGCGCCATCATTGCGCGGCGAATTGACGTGGCCCTGTTCACCAGCGGTCAGCAAGTGGTCAATCTGTTGCACATGGCGGCCGAACAGGGAATAACGCGCGAATTGCGCGAAGCGCTGGAGCACGTTGTCATCGCCTCAATCGGGCCGACTACCAGCGAGACGCTGCGCGAGAACGGTCTGGTGGTCGACCTGGAACCAAGTCATCCCAAGATGGGGCATTTGGTGATGGAGTCGGCGGAACGCGCTGCGCAACTGTTGAGCTGGAAGCGCGAAATCGCAGCGATCTTTGCCGCCGAACCGGCCGCGGCGCCGGCCGGGGACCAGCCTTGGTACAACAGCCCCTTTATGAAGGCGTGCCGCCGCGAGCCAACCGAGCACACGCCAATCTGGCTCATGCGCCAAGCGGGGCGCTACCTGCCCGAGTATCGCGAGATTCGCGCGAAGACCACCTTTTTGGAGTTGTGCAAGAATCCGGCGTTGTCGGCCGAGGTGATGATTCGCACCGTCGAGCGGCTGGGGGTCGACGCGGCGATCATCTTCTCCGATCTGCTGCCGATTCTGGAGCCGATGGGATTTGACCTGGAGTTCGCGCAGGGCGAAGGGCCGCAGATTCACAACCCGGTCCGCGAACCGCAAGATGTCGAACGCGTGGTGGAATTGGAGAGCGTCGAGCGGCTGGGCTTTGTGATGGAGACGGTGCGACAAACCCGCGCCGGCCTGCGCACTGAGATTCCGGTGATCGGTTTTGCCGGCGCGCCGTTCACTCTGGCCAGCTATGCGGTGGAAGGAGGGGGCAGCCGCAACTACCTGCATACCAAGACGCTGATGTATCGCGACGAGGGCGCCTGGCGCGAGCTAATGCAGCGCCTCGCGCGCAGCGTGGCGCGTTATCTCAACGCGCAGATCGCCGCTGGCGCGCAGGCAGTGCAAATCTTCGATAGCTGGGTCGGCTGCCTCAGCGTCGACGATTACCGCCGCTACGTGCTTCCGTACACCCGGCAACTCATTGGGCATCTCAAGCGCGGCGTGCCGGTCATCAACTTCGCCACCGGCAATCCGGCGCTATTGCCGCTGTTGTCGGAGGCGGGGGGGGACGTGATCGGCATCGACTGGCGCGTGCGACTGGACGACGCCTGGCAGGCCGTGGGGTACGACCGCGCGGTGCAGGGCAATCTTGACCCGACCGTATTATTTGCCGAACCCGCCGAAATCGAGCGCCGCGCTCAGGAGATTATCGATCAGGCGGCTGGCCGACCGGGTCATATCTTCAACCTGGGGCATGGCGTGCTGCCGCAAACCGCGCCCGACAATGTGCGACGGCTCATCGATTACGTGCGCTCGGCCCGGCCGCGCGCGGGTCAATGA
- a CDS encoding MFS transporter — protein MNAGRSATSEQAAPLARNVRVLGCTSLLNDIASEMVYPLLPAFVKGVLGGSEVTLGLMEGAAETAASLLKLASGNWSDRLGMRKPLVVSGYVIAALARPLGALVTAPAQLVGLRLADRAGKGIRGAPRDALIVDSTPTGERGRAFGFQKAMDHLGAAIGPLLAAAFLWLWPGALRGLFLWTIVPGLAVVLLVVFGLREPRRKQAAQGSMETPQPGVPASAPLGRNYALYLIAVVLFTLGNSSDVFLIVRAQDLGISLTAIPLLWSLFSIVKSYGSLVAGKWIDQFGARPLLVIAWIVYAAVYLAFAFASQKWQIWGLFIAYALFFALAEPAERALVGNLAPAHRRGAAFGWFHFATGVAAFPASVVFGWLYKQYGAGVPFSLGACLAGVAAILLFFVRLPDPALGATS, from the coding sequence ATGAACGCGGGCCGCTCGGCGACCAGCGAGCAGGCCGCGCCGCTAGCGCGCAATGTGCGGGTGCTGGGCTGCACCAGCCTGTTAAACGACATCGCCAGCGAGATGGTTTATCCGCTGTTGCCAGCCTTCGTGAAGGGAGTGCTTGGCGGCAGCGAAGTGACGCTGGGGCTAATGGAAGGCGCGGCGGAAACGGCCGCCAGCCTCCTGAAGCTGGCAAGCGGCAACTGGTCTGATCGCCTCGGCATGCGCAAACCGCTGGTGGTGAGCGGTTACGTCATTGCGGCTTTGGCGCGACCGTTGGGGGCGCTGGTCACCGCGCCGGCGCAACTCGTCGGACTGCGATTGGCCGATCGCGCGGGCAAGGGGATTCGCGGCGCCCCGCGCGACGCTCTGATCGTCGACTCGACGCCCACGGGCGAGCGCGGCCGCGCGTTCGGTTTTCAAAAGGCGATGGATCATCTCGGCGCGGCTATTGGCCCACTGTTGGCTGCGGCGTTCCTGTGGCTGTGGCCGGGCGCCTTGCGCGGGCTGTTTTTGTGGACGATTGTGCCCGGCCTGGCGGTGGTGCTGCTTGTGGTCTTTGGCCTGCGCGAACCGCGGCGCAAACAAGCGGCGCAGGGGTCGATGGAGACACCGCAACCGGGCGTGCCCGCAAGCGCGCCGTTGGGCCGTAACTACGCGCTGTATTTGATCGCCGTGGTGCTGTTCACGCTGGGCAACTCCAGCGATGTGTTCTTGATTGTCCGGGCGCAGGACCTGGGGATTAGCCTGACGGCCATTCCCCTTTTGTGGTCGTTGTTCAGCATCGTCAAGAGCTACGGCAGCCTGGTGGCCGGCAAATGGATTGACCAGTTCGGCGCGCGGCCGCTGCTGGTCATTGCCTGGATCGTGTACGCGGCGGTTTATCTGGCGTTCGCCTTTGCCAGTCAGAAATGGCAAATCTGGGGACTGTTCATCGCCTACGCGCTCTTTTTCGCATTGGCCGAACCGGCGGAGCGGGCGCTGGTGGGCAACCTTGCGCCCGCCCATCGGCGGGGCGCCGCGTTTGGATGGTTTCATTTTGCCACCGGCGTGGCGGCGTTTCCGGCCAGCGTGGTGTTTGGTTGGCTCTACAAACAATATGGCGCCGGCGTGCCGTTCTCACTCGGCGCTTGCCTGGCGGGGGTGGCGGCGATCTTGTTATTCTTTGTTCGACTGCCCGACCCCGCCCTGGGAGCGACCTCATGA